Proteins from a single region of Pungitius pungitius chromosome 4, fPunPun2.1, whole genome shotgun sequence:
- the tox3 gene encoding TOX high mobility group box family member 3, whose protein sequence is MDVRFYPTAGGNSIPGEPANLDFAHCLGYYNFNKFQNNNNNYMNMAEANGALLAAGDTFHTPSLGDEEFEIPPITPPPETESGLGLSDADSPFPAMPEPPVPHRGHLIPQFPPQSLDLPSITISRNMMDQDGVSVNNGQPVNVGPGHHRQYPANPAMVMKSIISMNSPNGMLSRNQLTTINQSQLSAQLSLNMAGPNITHTSPSPPASKSATPSPSSSINEDDQDEGTRVIGEKRPAPVDPAKKPKTPKKKKKKDPNEPQKPVSAYALFFRDTQAAIKGQNPNATFGEVSKIVASMWDGLGEEQKQVYKSKTEAAKKEYLKALAAYRASLVSKAAAESAEAQTIRSVQQTLASTSLSPGLVLPSPLNQHPSMSSAAQALQQALPRAIAPKPLQMRLGGNQIVTSVTVSHQNMSSGMSPQLLSQMGAGGGMVAGAQSTAVSQMSPPMQPVQQHAMQQLQQQQQMQQHLQHHQMQQQQMHHQQIQQQMQHQHFQHHLQQQLQQHHMQQQQHQQQQQQHQQQHQQQHQHQQQQQHQQQQHQQQQQQQQQHMQMQHMQMQHQLHQQQIQHLQQQQQQQQHQSQCSPPQHSPGTPHSVGGSASLGSPQPAQQQQPHPSQIQAHTQVLSQVSIY, encoded by the exons ATGGATGTACGATTTTATCCAACCGCTGGTGGGAATTCTATTCCGGGAGAACCGGCGAACCTGGATTTTGCCCACTGTTTGGGCTACTACAACTTCAATAAG ttccagaacaacaacaacaactacatgAACATGGCGGAGGCCAACGGTGCTCTGCTCGCTGCTGGAGAT ACTTTTCACACACCCAGCTTGGGAGACGAGGAGTTTGAGATTCCACCCATTACGCCTCCGCCTGAGACGGAGTCCGGTCTGGGTCTATCCGATGCGGACTCACCCTTCCCAGCAATGCCAGAGCCTCCGGTTCCTCACAGGGGTCACTTAATCCCCCAGTTCCCCCCTCAGAGCCTGGACCTTCCCTCTATCACCATCTCACGCAACATGATGGACCAGGATGGAGTGTCCGTCAACAACGGCCAACCTGTG AACGTTGGACCGGGCCATCATCGCCAGTACCCAGCCAACCCAGCCATGGTGATGAAGTCCATCATCAGCATGAACAGCCCCAATGGGATGTTATCGCGGAATCAGCTGACCACCATCAACCAATCCCAACTCAGTGCGCAGCTGAGCCTAAACATGGCAGGAcccaacatcacacacacttccccgTCACCGCCTGCCAGCAAGTCGGCCACGCcgtctccctccagctccatcaACGAAGACGACCAGGACGAAGGCACCAGG GTCATTGGAGAGAAGCGACCAGCTCCCGTGGATCCCGCAAAGAAGCCCAAGACTcctaagaaaaagaagaagaaggacccCAATGAGCCTCAGAAGCCGGTCTCTGCTTATGCGCTGTTCTTCAGAGACACCCAGGCCGCCATCAAGGGTCAGAATCCCAACGCCACCTTTGGAGAAGTGTCCAAGATCGTGGCCTCTATGTGGGACGGTCTGGGAGAGGAGCAGAAGCAG GtttacaaaagcaaaacagaagCTGCCAAGAAAGAATATTTAAAAGCTCTTGCCGCATACCGCGCTAGCCTGGTTTCCAAG GCTGCAGCAGAATCTGCCGAGGCCCAGACCATCCGCTCGGTACAGCAGACCCTGGCCTCCACCAGCCTGTCCCCCGGCCTGGTGCTGCCCTCGCCTCTCAACCAGCACCCCTCCATGTCATCAGCGGCCCAGGCCCTCCAACAAGCCCTACCACGGGCCATTGCCCCGAAACCTCTGCAGATGAGACTAGGGGGCAATCAGATCGTGACCTCGGTCACGGTCTCCCACCAGAACATGTCCTCTGGGATGTCGCCGCAGCTGCTCAGCCAGATGGGTGCCGGAGGGGGCATGGTGGCGGGTGCCCAGTCCACAGCGGTCTCTCAGATGAGCCCACCGATGCAACCGGTGCAGCAGCATGcgatgcagcagctccagcagcagcagcagatgcagcagcaTCTCCAGCACCatcagatgcagcagcagcagatgcatCACCAGCAGATccagcagcagatgcagcaTCAGCATTTCCAACACCACctccaacaacagctgcagcagcaccacatgcagcagcagcagcaccaacaacaacaacaacagcaccaacagcagcatcaacaacagcatcagcatcaacaacagcagcagcatcaacaacaacagcatcaacaacaacaacaacagcagcagcaacacatgcAGATGCAGCACATGCAGATGCAGCATCAGCTGCACCAGCAGCAGATTCaacatctccagcagcagcagcagcagcagcagcaccagtcCCAGTGTTCCCCACCCCAGCACTCTCCTGGTACCCCCCATTCAGTGGGAGGCTCTGCATCGCTCGGCAGCCCCCAGCCggcccaacagcagcagccacacCCCTCCCAGATCCAGGCCCACACCCAGGTTCTGTCCCAAGTCAGCATTTACTGA